A segment of the Yersinia rochesterensis genome:
ATGAACCGGGGGTTATCGCGGTCGTTAAGCACCTAATTTGGATTAATGCGCTATTTATGCCGATTTGGGCGGCGGCTTGGGTGCTGCCCTCAGGGCTGAAAGGGGCGAAAGATGCCAGTTACACCATGTGGGTGGCACTCGCCGGAATGTGGGGATGCCGTATTGTCGCTGGTTATATTCTGGGGGTGACATTAGGGTTTGGTGTTACCGGCGTTTGGATGGGGATGTTCCTTGATTGGATAGTGCGCGGCGTGTTGTTTTATCGCCGCATGTCCACTGGCCGTTGGTTATGGCGTTATCGGCCAAAGGCTTGATTATGATGGCAGTCATGGCGGCTTATTAGCCGCTATCGATTATGTCTGCAATAAACCACTCTGCATTCTTCTGTTTGATTTCCCTCTTTAAGTGACGATCGTCACTAATATTTGAACTTCATCACGAAAACAACAAAACAAAATAAAACAACAAAAAGCAACTTTGTGGCTTTTAATGTTGACCTATCTTAATTTTAAAGAATATTGGTTTAAATTGTTGAGAGTTTTACTTTCTTGATGAAGTTAATAGCTATTAGGTTAATGGGGCTAATAAGTGATGTTATGTTGTTTAATGTTGCTTTGAATTGTTATTTCTGTGATTGTGAATTGCAGTTAAAAACATAATAACACTTTATAACATTTCTTATCTTTTGAGGCCCGACATGAAAAATGTAGCAATACTCGGAAGCAGCGGGGGAAATCTGTTCAATCTCGGTGGTGCATACCCCGAAAGACTTCTACAAGAAATCTATACTCAACTTCACTCTGTGGGGTTAGGTGTCAGTGCGGTGCAATTTATTGCAGCGGAAGAATCAATGGATGTGGCAAAACCGACCACCGCCGCTGCTGTGTATTCAATTACCGCAGAGGACAGCGATAAACCTCAGATTAGCTTTCAGGGAAAATTGTCAGAGGTGAATGACGCGGTAAAATCCTCGGATGCAGCCATTGCGGCCCAAATCCGAGCTGGTGCTATCGACGGCATCATCATTATGAGTGCTGATCCTGATCGCAGTAATAAAGAAGCTATTCTGGCGGCGATAGAAAAGAAAATCCCAATTGTCGGCACTGGCGGCACCTCAATGGCGATTATCACTTCCAAAGGTGCCAATGTGATTGCCACCTCCGGCACCACTGGCACCAATAGCCGTACCCGGGCCATCTCTTTTACTGCCTCTTTGTGCAAATACTGGCAGATAAAATATACCCCAGTATTGGGCAGCGCCGATGCCAATATGCCGGGTAGCGATAAAAGTCTGTTAAAAAGAATCAATATTCGCAGCATCATGATCCCGGCTTTACCCGGTTTTATCGCCATGGCTATTGTGTTGGCGCTCAGCCATATCCCAGGGCTGCAATCACTGAATGCTATCTTTGAATTGTTGCTCAAGGGACTGCCGGTGATTGTCGCGGTTATTGCGGCCAAACAGGTTTCCGAGCTAGATGAAGTGTCGATTGTGGCGGGTGTGGTTGCCGGTGTGCTATCAGTTGAAGGCGGGTTAATTGGCGGTATTCTGGGCGGGATCGGCGCGGGTATTATGGTGCGCTATCTGTTCGGGCTGTGTCTGAAATGGCAATTCCCAATGACCACTACCAACATTGTGGCGGGCGGTTTGTCCGGTTTATTCTCCGGTTTGGTGATGTATTACCTGCTTAGCCCACTGGCCTTAGCTGCGGGCGACTATATTAAATTAGCTATCGAAGCCACCCTGGCTTTCAGCCCAATTTTAGCGGGATTACTGGCAGGTTTGGTTATTTGGCCGGCTATTCTGGGGGGAGTTTATCACGCAGTAATATTGCCACTGGTCTTGCTGGAAATGGAAAAATCCGGTGTCAGTTTCCTTGGTGCCGTGGATATGGTCGGGCTGGTGATGGTTGCGGCCGGTATTAACCTGGCAAACGTCATTGCACCACGAGAAAAAAGTGAAGCTGCGGTTGCCGCCCCAGGATTATTAATTAACTTGGGTTTCGGGACGTTCGTCGAATCAGCTTATCCGTTTATGTTCTCTAATAAAGTCGTCTTCGCTGGCGCGATATTCTCAGCCGGTGTCGGCGGAATGTTACTGGGATTCTTAAATATTAAAGGTGTGGCTTATGTCCCTGCTTTCGCCTCACCATTCTTATCAAATAACGCTTTTTATATGGCGATAGTTATGACGGTAACACTGGTGTTGACCTGCGTTATCACTCTGTTAGCTAATAAATTTGTAGCAATTAAAAAGGCTGTACCCGAATCACCAACACCAGGGATTTCGGCTAAAAGTTAACAATTAAAAAAGCA
Coding sequences within it:
- a CDS encoding PTS sugar transporter, with protein sequence MKNVAILGSSGGNLFNLGGAYPERLLQEIYTQLHSVGLGVSAVQFIAAEESMDVAKPTTAAAVYSITAEDSDKPQISFQGKLSEVNDAVKSSDAAIAAQIRAGAIDGIIIMSADPDRSNKEAILAAIEKKIPIVGTGGTSMAIITSKGANVIATSGTTGTNSRTRAISFTASLCKYWQIKYTPVLGSADANMPGSDKSLLKRINIRSIMIPALPGFIAMAIVLALSHIPGLQSLNAIFELLLKGLPVIVAVIAAKQVSELDEVSIVAGVVAGVLSVEGGLIGGILGGIGAGIMVRYLFGLCLKWQFPMTTTNIVAGGLSGLFSGLVMYYLLSPLALAAGDYIKLAIEATLAFSPILAGLLAGLVIWPAILGGVYHAVILPLVLLEMEKSGVSFLGAVDMVGLVMVAAGINLANVIAPREKSEAAVAAPGLLINLGFGTFVESAYPFMFSNKVVFAGAIFSAGVGGMLLGFLNIKGVAYVPAFASPFLSNNAFYMAIVMTVTLVLTCVITLLANKFVAIKKAVPESPTPGISAKS